The segment TTGTATTTCTGACGATGGCAATGGCTTTACAGAGCAGGTACTGTTTGATCCGTTTAGTCGTAAAAACATCTGTACAAAGCCAGGCACAGGGATAGGTCTTTCTATTATTAATAAAATTATAGCCATACATGGCGGTACATTGCATTTATGGAACAGTGAAAATGGTGGAGCAAAATATCATATTACATTGCCTAAATATTCGTAAGCGTAAAAGCAAAAAGAGTGTGGGATGTTTTCCACACTCTTTTTTGCTGCCATTATCCTGCCATATCTGCAACATTATTATTGCCAATCTGTTATATATACTTAAGATAATCCAATTGGTACACAAAAATAATTAGGAGGAAACACCATGTATGTTATAACAAATGCGCTAAAAAATTTAGCTTGCAACAAGGAATGAAACATTTTAATTGGCGTAATCATTTTTATTTTGATTCTGTCAACGACAGTATCATTGGTAATTAATTCAACAACTAAAGGAATTATTGACGATTATAAAAATCAAACTTAAAATTACCGGTATTTATGCAGATGGAACATGTGTAAGAAAAGTTCTTCTATATTTTTCATCTAACCTTTCAACATAAAAACCACATTCATCTCTCATGGTCTGTCTTTTCTCTTTTGTTAAAACATTTCTATTATGTATTGATATTTTTTAAGTTAGCTGCTTTTATTCGTATATGGTAAAGTAACTATAAATACAGTATAGTTATTATTACTAACACATGAAATATCACCATTGTACATCATGACAATTTTTTTACAAATTGTTAATCCAAGACCTGTGCCACCATTTTCTCCTTTTACAAATGGTTTAAAGATATTTTTTAAATTCTTTTCAGATATTTTATCACCATCATTGAAAAAGTTAAAAACAATATTATCTTCTTTAGTAGTTGCTCTTATTCTAATATTACTTTTAGCATATTTAAATGCATTAATAAGTAGATTCTCAAATAAGACTTCAATATTTTGAGGATAAACTTCACTAAATAAATTATCATTTAATTCAATTGATTTATCAATATTAGGATTTAATTTATTAAGATTATTATATACATTGTAAAAAATTTCACTTAAATTAACTACTTTTTTAGTTCCACTAGTGAAATCAGTATCCACTTTAGTAGTTAATAATAATTCATTTATTTTAGTGGACATTCGCTCTGTTTGTTTCAATATCAAATCATAGAGTGATTTATTTTGACCTTTAGGATATATTCCTTCTTTAGCCGACTCAGTATAACAATTTATAATCATAATAGGAGTTTTCATTTCATGAGAAATATATTGTAGAATTGATTCTTGAAGTTCATGTTGTTCTTTTAGTTTATTCTGCATATTTTCAAATGAATCAACTAATTCAGCCATATCTTTATTAAAAATTTTATCACGATCGATTTTAATATTTAAGTCATGAGCAGCAACTCTATTAAGGCAGTGAGTAGTTTTACGAATATTATTTAATAATTGTTTAGTTGTACTTTTAAGTAATAAATAAGTTAATCCAAAGATTGAAATAATTAAAATAATTACCATTCTTAAAATATTAGGAATTTGTTCCAAATAGATATCTTTAATAATAGAATATTTATATATTCTTTCGCCATTTTTTAAATCAACCTTTATACGATAATACAAATATTTACCATCTATTTGTTCACGATAAAATTTTGAAGCTTCAACTTGTTTCTCAGCTTTTTTTAATAATATCTCAGCTACATGGTCACCATGAATAGCTTTAACTAAGTCAATTGAATGGGCTGTAGTTCCAAGTACCCACTCATTTTTTATGCCTTTATTTAAGTAATCTTGAGTTGTACGTTCATCTATAACATAATCTTCAAAATTTTTAGCATATGTTTGATATGAATAATAATAAACCACTCCAAAACCACTTAATATAATTAAAGATAACATAATTGATGTTGTTAAAATAAGTCTTGTTGATAATGATAATTTTATCTTATTCATAGATTGCACCTATATCCAAATCCATATATTGTTTCAATATTTAAAAATGGAGCTTTATTTCTAATTTTTTTGATAAAATTATCAACAACACGATCATTTCCAATAAAATTTTCTGCCCAAACTTGATTTATAATTTGTTCTCTAGACAAGGCAATTCCTTTGTTCTCAATAAAATACATTATTAAATTATATTCTCTAGAAGTTGTATTAACTTCTTCATTATTATGTTTAATTGTTCGTTTTTTAATATCAATAGTGAAATCCTTAAATACTAAAATTTCTTTATTAATACTTTTAGTAGATAAATTCTTAATTCTATATATTAATTCTTTAGGTAAAAATGGTTTTGAAATATACTCATCACATCCCATTTCAAAACCTAATACTCGATCTATACTATCACTTCTAGCAGATATTAATATAACTGGAGTATCTAATTTAGTTTTTATATCTTTAAGCAAATCAAAACCAGAACCATCAGGAAGCATTAAATCTATTACCCAAATATTAATATTATTATGGATATTTTCATATGCTTCTTTTAGATTTAAACAAGAATAAACATTATATCCATTTTCCTTTAGATAAAAACTTAAAATATCATTTAATTCTTTTTCATCTTCTAATATGCATATATTTTTCATATTCTAATCCTCCTTATATTATTTTACCATATTTTTATAATCATATTCAAACTAAAAATGCAAACAATATTATAATAAAAGTTTTTTAGACAATTTTTTTAGTTATTAGCCTATATTTTTTAAAATACTTAACAACTCATAAATAGAAACATTTGAACACAATTAATTATAAAATATTATATTTGAAAAATAATTTAATTAAAGTTGAATTTTATAATAAAAGTAAATGAAATAATAAAATGAAAGGTGGTTCAACTATGGATAAAATGAAAAAAATTCAAAATGCCAACAGCATTCACAATTTTATTTGCTTTAATCTTCGTTGCAGCAATTTTTACTTATATCATTCCAGCTGGTACTTATGATTATGCTGATAAAATTCCAGTTCCAGGAACTTACCATTTAGTAAAGACCAATCCACAAGGATTATGGGATGTATTCCAAGCTCCCATTAAAGGATTCAAAGCAGCTCTTGACGTAGCTTTATTTATTTTAATTTTAGGAGGATTCTTAGGAATTGTATTTGAAACTAAAGCTATTGATTCAGCTCTAGGTTCCATTTTAAAGAAATTGAATGGAAAAGAAAAGTATCTAATTCCAATTTTAATGATTTTCTTTGCAATTGGTGGTACAACTTATGGAATGGCAGAAGAAACAATTGCCTTTTATCCATTAATTATCCCAATTGTATTAGCAGCAGGTTATGATTTAGTAACTGTAATTATGATCATTTTCTTAGGTTCTGGTGTTGGCGTACTTGGAGGATTAGTAGATCCATTTGCAGTAGGAATTGCATCAGAATTAGCAGGAATATCAATTGGTGAAGGAATTCAATTTAGATTGATTGCTTTAATATTAGGTGTTTCGTGGGCAATTATATTTACAATGCGTTATGCAGCTAAAGTTAAAGCCGATCCAACTAAATCAATCACATATGATATGAACCAAAAATTAATTAAGAAATTTAATAATTTTGATTCTAGTCAAGCTATTGAAATTACAAAGAAAAGAAAAATTGTATTAATTATCTTCATATTAACATTTGTAATTATGATTATATCTATTATTCCATGGCAATATAAATTTGGAATTAATTTCTTTGCAAATTTACATGCATCTCTAATTAAAATACCTGTATTTAAATTTTTTCTAGGATCAATGTTACCACTTGGAGATTGGTTCTTTGTCGAAATGTCAGTATTATTCTTAATTTCATCAATTATTATAGCAATATTCTATCGTTTTCCTGAAAATAAAATTATTGATTTATTCATGGCTGGAGCTAAAGATTTATTATCTGTAGCATTAATTCTTGGTGTAGCTAGAGGTATCTCAATTATCTTAAATGATGGGATGATTATAGGTACAATATTACATTCTGGTGAAATGGCATTAACTAATGTTAATAAAGCAGTCTTTGCAATTGGATCATATCTCTTATATATACCTTTAACATTCTTAATTCCATCAACTTCAGGTTTAGCTACAGCATCAATGCCAATTATTGCCCCATTAGCTGACTTTGCAGGAGTTGGTAGAGAAGTAGTCGTTATGGCTTTTCAATCTGGTGCTGAAACAATGAATTTCATATCACCAACACAATGTGTATTAGTGGGTGCCTTAGCAATTACAGGTGTTCCATATTCACGCTGGTTAAAAGCAATTAGACCATTCTTATTAGGTATAATTGTTATTGTATTTATAGTTCTTACATTAGCAACATATTTATAAGGCAACATATTTATAAGGGGGAAAAATAATGAAAAAAGTAACTGTAATCGGAGCTGGTAATGGTGGTATGACTGCCGCTTATCATTTCGCTAAAAAAGGATATGAAGTATGTTTATATGATTTTAAAAAATTTGATACTCAAATTAAAGCCATTGAAGCTAATGGTGGTATTGAAGCTTTAGAAGAAGCTCATGGATGTAAAATGATACTTCCGGGTTTTGAGAAAAATATTCATGCTACTACAGATGAGAAAACAGCAGCTGAATTTGCTAATATGATGGTTATGGTATGTCCATCATTTGCCCAAGAAATCTTATTTAGTGGATTACTTGAATATATTAAAGATGGTCAAGAAATCGTTATAATGCCAGGTAATTATGGTGGTTTAGTATTATCTAAATTAGTTAACGAAAAAAGACCTGAATTAGATCTAACGTTTATAGATGCAATTTCAATTCCATGGGCAACAAGGATTGAAAAACCAGGTGTACTAACAATCATGGGAATTAAAGAATTTATTCCAATGTCAATATTCCCTAAATCAAAAGCTAATCAAAGTTTGGTAAATCGTTTAAACGATGTCATGCCAATACCTGTAGAAATATTGGCTAATCCATTAATTGCTGGATTAGAAAACATTAACTTTGGTGGTCATCCTTTAATAACAACAGTTAACATTGGTCTATTAGAAAACTTTGATGGAAACTTTAATTATTACCATGATTGTTGCTCTCATGCTACTGCTAATGCATGTAAAATCTTAGATAAAGAAAGATTAGCAGTTGGTGAATCTTTTGGATATAAATTAAGAACCGAATTAGAAGCAATGAATGCTTTATATGCATCTAATTATGAAACCGTTTATGATTTCAATCGTGCTAGTGTTACACATGGAAAAGTCAACAAAGGACCTAACTCTTCTAAAGCACGTTACATTACAGAAGATATTCCATACTTATTTGTACCTTGTTATGAATTTGCAAAATTAGCTGGAATTAAAACTCCTATTATCGAATCCATTATCAATCTAGCTAATGCATATAACGAAACTAATTATTATGAATCAGGAAGAACACTTGAAAAAATGGGACTTAATGGTTTAACTATTGACGAAATTAAAAAGAGATTATCATAAAAAATAATATACTGTAGATCCTATAAAAAGATACAGAATTGTTCTAATTTCTGTATCTTTTTATAGCGTATTTTTCATTGTAGAAACACCAATTATATTTTATATAATTGGTGTTTCTGTATCTAAATTATTATACTAACACCACTTTTTTTGCTGCCATTATCCTGCCATGATATTCATCCTCCTAATATTTTATCTTATTATATCATGACCGAATGTTTTCTGTACAATTTATTATAACCGATGATAGAGTTAATTTACTGTAGGAAAATAAAATATAGAAATCACCCTGCATAAAATAAAGATTTGAATTAACAAAAATATATAATTAATCTATCTCATATTATACCATGCTTTCATATTTATGTAGTAAAATATACCCGAAGAATTTAGCTTTATATTCCTACTATTGATCTTAATGCATTGTATAGTCCTGCCTTTTCGCCTCTTTCAATAGCCGTCAGGCTGTTATCATATGAACTATTAGCTTTATTTGCTGAACATCTTAATTCTCTGATTATTTGATCTTGTATGTGCTCCTTCTTTTCTCTCTTTTCCTTTATCTTTTGAGCCATCACAAGATCATATATTTTGCCACCATTTTTCTTATATATCAATAATTTAGACATCTGAGATACTCCTAATTTACTCCATCCTTTAGGTCTACTGCTTAATCGTTCAGAAAATATATTGCTAATGTGACCTTCGGCACTACATCCAATTATTTCATAACCTTTATCTGCTTTTATCTTGATCTACACCCTCATGTACATATACTAATTTAGGCATAGCTATATTTCGCATATTTTTCTTAGCATTGTTGTTATTTTTATTTTGAAGATGTACATGATCTTCATCAGCTTCTACATACAATATTCTAATATTTCTTTTTTCAGTTTTCTTAATTTCAGGTTGAATTACATCAACACTATGTACTTTATCCATAACTGCTTGTTTGCTTATTTTATCATCGTAAGATGCCTTCTCACCTGCTTTCCTATAACTGCTTTCTAATCCCGCTGCTACGTAGATAATTATCCATATCCTCCAAAATTTCTACTAGTATATTTCTTCCCAGTTCAAAAAGATTCTCTTTTAAATCTATAACCAAATCAGCAATATCCTTTCTTTCACAAATAAAACTTTTTATTTCCTTTTCAATTTCTTTTACCCCAAATTCGTTAAAATGTTGTATGCTATTATACATAGAAGATATCAATACTTTCTAATTTTTATTTGTTTCTCAACTTATATTTTAGTAGGATGATATCTTCTTTTCAACAAGTTCTTTTGTTATAGCAAGACCAAGTCCTGTACTTTTCCCATTTAAAGTACACGGAACAGCTAAATATACTATCGCTATAGCAAAAGATGCATTAGAAAACAAGCTAAAAATATTGCTAATTCCAAAGCCTTTATAGATTTCTACTGTAAAAAAAGCAAGGAATCCAAATAACTGCATGAAAAAGCATATTTCAATTGGGGTAAATTCTTTAGAGTACTTTCTAGATAATATACTAGCTATAGATAAACATACACAGGATAAAAATATAAAGGCAATACCTTTTATGTTATTAAAGCTAAGAACATTTCCTTTCATATAAAAAATAAATATAACTCCAAATATAGAAATAATAACAGATAAGACCTGTTTAATGTTAACATTTTCTTTTAAAAATATTATACTTAAAATTAAAATAAGCACTGGAGTTAAAGCACTTATGATACCTGCTTCTGAAGAATTAATCCACTGAAGTCCTATACTTTGTAAAAGGAAAAATCCGCTTGGAAAAAATATAGATATAATAATAAGTTTTTTAATATCTTTACCTTTAAAATTTATTTTTATAATTTTAAATATAAATGCTATAAAAATAATTAAAAAAGAAATACTAAATCTCATTGCTAAAGTATCATATGGATTTGTAATAGATACTGCCTGTTTTGTAAATAAAAATGAAAGTCCTATTATAATATTGCTTAAAATAACTGATAAATAACCTAAGTTTTTATTATTTTTCAAGTAATCCCATCCTTTATAATTTATTTATAATGGTTAATCAGTAGTCATTATACATATTATCTATTTTTTCTTCAAGCTTTAAGAAATACTAATCTACATAATATATTTTTAAAAAACTCTCCTTTATTAATAGTTACTTTTATACATTTGTTCCATCAATATTTAATTGTTAACTATTTGTGAACTTCGTATAATTTATTTGAAATCATATTAAGGAGGTTACTTATGAGTAAGATAAAGAATTGTAAAGCATGTGGTAAAGAAATTGCAAAAGGAGTGAATAAATGTGTTCACTGCGGAAAAGACCAAAGGAACTTTTTTATGAAGCATAAAATTATAACTATAATTTTAGCATTAATTGTTTTAGGTGGTCTTGCTTCATCTCTAAACACTACCGAACCAACTAAAGTAGGAGAAACTTCTAGTAAAAATAGTAGTTCTAATAAATCAACTACTAGCAAGACAAAAACATTTAAAGTTGGAGATGTAGTACAATTAAAAGATTTTAAAATAACTGTTAACAAAGTTTATACTGTTTCTGGCAATGAATTTGCTAAACCTAAAGATGGAAATGAATTTATTGCTGTTGATTGCACTGTGGAAAACATATCTAAAGAAGAACAAGCTGTTTCTTCTTTAATAATGTTTAAAGTAGTAGATAAAGATGGAAGAGCCTGCGAATATTCAATGACAGGACAAACTGCAGCAAATGCAGGACAAATGGATGGCAAGGTTGGAGTAGGAAGAAAAATGACGGGAGTATATGTTGTTGAAGTACCTAAGGGTACAACAGGATTAGAACTAGAATTTGATAGTTCCTTACTTTCTAATGGTCAAGTAGTTGTTACTCTTAACTAAATAAATAGCTCTCATATAAAGATACAGTACCCTTTAGAAAGACTATAATAACAAAAGTCTACTCTAAAGGGTATTTTTTAATTAAAACTAAATTCTATTTTTATACCAAACATAAAATAGTTATATTCTACTTTTTAATCTAATAGATGAAAATTCCATGGTCATGGCAAAAGCTAGTATTAAGTAAGATATTATTCCTACTTCCTGCATATTATAATAAAAAGCTCCAGCCATAAAAAATTCGTAACCAATTCCTCCCTCACCTGTAGCTGCTCCCATAGCAACAGCATTTATAAAATTAATTTCAAACCTCATAAAAGTCCATGCTATTAAATAAATAACTGTAGATGGAAGTATTGCTTGAAACATAATATGTCCCCAATTTGCACCACTTGCTTTTAAAGCTTCAATAACCCCCATGCAAAAAATGCTAAGAAAATTGAAATTATTGCTCCAAATAATGTGGTTAAAAAGGCTATGCTTAATGTTGTAACAACACAATAAAAGCCCTAGTAATCATTACAAAGGTGGTAAAAAAAGCAAAATATCCTGTCATTACATTTTGACCAAAAGAAAATAATAAAATCATGACCCAAACAATATCTGGTATGTTTCTAAATATAGATGCTATAATTCTTGGTATTAGTCTTATAAGCTTATTGGTAATAGTTTCAACAATCTTTTTTATAATTACATGGAGTTTGCTTTAAGATTTTTCATTAGGATAAAATTTATGTATAGCCCATAAAAAAGCTTTAGGGATCAGTACAACACCTTGCAGAAAATCATACTTAATTACCCAGTTTTTTTATTAACATTGCCGCCTACTCTTTTTCTTTTTCATCATAAATAGATAACATTCCTGAAATTGTAAATTTATACCACAATCTACCATACAGCACATTGTCAAAATTTATTTTTCCTTCTGTTGCATCAATCATCCTATTTATGCACCTTAAAACAGTAGATTTACCTGCTCCCAATGGTCCTATAATTAAAGGTACTATTATCTTTATATAATAACCTTTATGAACTTAAATCTTTTGTTTATTCAATTAATGTATTTTTATATACTTATTTAAATATTAAATATTCAGTAGTTTTAGACCATCTATGCTACGACAATCTTAGCCTTATTACTTCTTGTAATTCAGAATTTTTAAAAGAAACTTTCTTTAGAATTAGTAGCTACTTATGTTCATGTACACAGCAATTATTTATGCCAACTTTTTTAAAAAATATACTGGGCAATCTCCTAATAAATATAGAAAAAATGCCACTACTGAATACCTAAAGTATTGAAACACTTAATTCTACATATATTTTTCATGAATTTATATAACAGTGCACTTATTTCCACACCATTCTAAAAACTTTTCAAAGTTTTTGTATGAAATATTAATTGTTGCAGTGTTGACATTAGGGTGAAAATTAATGCTACTTGAACCAACTAAATCTTTATCTATTATGACCTGAACAGCTTTATTAATATCATTTATTAAACCAAAAGGACTAACTGCACCCGGTTTAAGTGCTAAATAATTATATAATTTTTCTTCTGAGGCAAAAGATAGGGATTTACATCCCATTTTTTCAGCTAAACGTTTTAAATCTACCTGCTTTTTCTCATCTACAATTACGAGATAAAAGATACTACCCTTTCTGTCACGTAGAAAAAGATTTTTGCACTGCTTACCTTCTATGTATATATCCAGTTGATTTGCTTCTTCAATGGTACATACTGGTTTATGTTCATACCTAACATACTCAATTTTTAACATATTAAAAATATCATATAGTCTTTGTTCACCTTCTGTAATCAAATTTACTCCCCCAATTCAAGAATATAATTCTAAACTAATTTTAAAATTTTCTAAGCTCTGCATCTCTAATACCCTGACAAGTTATAAAATTCTTTATAACTTTTAGATATATTCTACCACAAATTCTCTATTTAAATGTAAGCGTCAAAATTTTTGCACCTTTAATATTTTTTAAAATATTGAACTCCATAAATGAATTATCTCTATATAATAAATGTGGTATATAAAAAAGATATGGAACCAGTGTCTATACTACACTATCTATTCCATATCTATAATACTTCAATTCCAAAATAACTTCATAGCAAATCATTATTTTTATGCCAATATTTTTCTTAAATCTGAGATATAAACAGCTTGCTGTTTCTTTAAATATATCCCCACAAAATATAATATTTACAAAATATTTTTCTTCATTTAAATTAAATGCCTCAACAATACTTCTTTATTAAAAAATACACTCTATTAGGCAATGCACTTGGATGATATATATACAATGTCAGAGGCGGAGCTTTCACGATATTGTAGAGAAAAAGGCTATTATGTGCAGCAAATAAAAGACTGGAGGGTAAAATGTTTAAATGCCAATGAAAGAGTGGTAGATAACATAAAGAATTTCTCTGAGGAATTAAAAGAAGAGAAGGAAAAAAACAAGGAACTATCAAAGGAGATAAGGTTAAAGCATTAGCCGAAACAATAGAGGAATAAGAAATTGGGATTTAAATGATAAAGTTGCATTGAATCCTACGAATGAAATTAAAGATAAAATCAATAAAGGAATAATTTCAAAATATAAAAAGAGAATTATCACAATAGTTTTTATAATTTATGCGACAAATCTCTTGACAAACACCGGTCGGCATACTTAAAGGCTAATCATAAAAATCCTATATAAACAAAATGCGATAACTCATTTACTGACCTATCGCATTTTACTTTTACGCCCTAAAAATTGTAACCTCTTGCCATTTTACTCTTTGCAAGCAGCTGTGATGTACCATCCCTTTCCCACTGCTCAACTTGTTCAATAGCCTCCTGAGGGGTCTTTCCTAGGCCAACAAGCACTCCTGATAGTATAAATTCCTGATATAAATGTTCTGGATTAATCCCTTCTTTAGCTTCTGCTAAAGCACGAGTTACTAATGGAGTTATATATCTAACCCAGTCATCTGGAGTAAAATTAGCTGTATCCTGTTGCATTGCACTTCTATTCATATCTGGAAAATTCATACTACTGTTTAAGGTAAACAGATAATTGTATTTTGAAGAATGTTTTATTTCATCTGTAATTATATCGAATAATACATCTCTGTATGGCCCCATTGGCAGAGCTCTTCTAATAGCTCTATATTTTTCTACTGCCTTTAACTCTCCAAATAAAGCTTTTTTAATGCCATCTATATAAGACCTTGGCATTTCAAAGGTTTCTTCACCACTAGAAGGCACTTCCATACCTGTAAAGTCTTTATAAATTTTTCTAAATAATCTATTATGTCTGCGTTCGTCATCTCTGATAGATGCTATTATTTCCTTTTCTTCTCTAGTTGGTGCTACACTAATAAGATAATCATAAAAAAGTTCATCTTCTCTTTCGCCTTGAACTGCTTCTTTTACCCATTCAAGTGCCTCTTGTAATTGAGGATTATACATCATATAATTCTCTGATCTTGGCATAATATACACTAAAAATTCCTCCTGAAATAATAATTCAATAATATATTATGTTTATATTTATATAAATGTGATTTTTGCACTCCATGTTGCTATTATGCTAATAATAATTATCTGATGGCAAAATTTAAGACCTCTTTTCTATTCAATAGTTTATTTTATCAGCTAAGTTATCTGAAGATGAACAGTTCCATAAACTTAGTGCTATTCTCTATATCCAAGAATACCTTATTATTTAAGGTCCTAAATCATTAACTTTCTGTAGCTGGCTAT is part of the Haloimpatiens sp. FM7315 genome and harbors:
- a CDS encoding ATP-binding protein gives rise to the protein MVEICISDDGNGFTEQVLFDPFSRKNICTKPGTGIGLSIINKIIAIHGGTLHLWNSENGGAKYHITLPKYS
- a CDS encoding ATP-binding protein, with product MNKIKLSLSTRLILTTSIMLSLIILSGFGVVYYYSYQTYAKNFEDYVIDERTTQDYLNKGIKNEWVLGTTAHSIDLVKAIHGDHVAEILLKKAEKQVEASKFYREQIDGKYLYYRIKVDLKNGERIYKYSIIKDIYLEQIPNILRMVIILIISIFGLTYLLLKSTTKQLLNNIRKTTHCLNRVAAHDLNIKIDRDKIFNKDMAELVDSFENMQNKLKEQHELQESILQYISHEMKTPIMIINCYTESAKEGIYPKGQNKSLYDLILKQTERMSTKINELLLTTKVDTDFTSGTKKVVNLSEIFYNVYNNLNKLNPNIDKSIELNDNLFSEVYPQNIEVLFENLLINAFKYAKSNIRIRATTKEDNIVFNFFNDGDKISEKNLKNIFKPFVKGENGGTGLGLTICKKIVMMYNGDISCVSNNNYTVFIVTLPYTNKSS
- a CDS encoding response regulator transcription factor: MKNICILEDEKELNDILSFYLKENGYNVYSCLNLKEAYENIHNNINIWVIDLMLPDGSGFDLLKDIKTKLDTPVILISARSDSIDRVLGFEMGCDEYISKPFLPKELIYRIKNLSTKSINKEILVFKDFTIDIKKRTIKHNNEEVNTTSREYNLIMYFIENKGIALSREQIINQVWAENFIGNDRVVDNFIKKIRNKAPFLNIETIYGFGYRCNL
- a CDS encoding YfcC family protein, which translates into the protein MPTAFTILFALIFVAAIFTYIIPAGTYDYADKIPVPGTYHLVKTNPQGLWDVFQAPIKGFKAALDVALFILILGGFLGIVFETKAIDSALGSILKKLNGKEKYLIPILMIFFAIGGTTYGMAEETIAFYPLIIPIVLAAGYDLVTVIMIIFLGSGVGVLGGLVDPFAVGIASELAGISIGEGIQFRLIALILGVSWAIIFTMRYAAKVKADPTKSITYDMNQKLIKKFNNFDSSQAIEITKKRKIVLIIFILTFVIMIISIIPWQYKFGINFFANLHASLIKIPVFKFFLGSMLPLGDWFFVEMSVLFLISSIIIAIFYRFPENKIIDLFMAGAKDLLSVALILGVARGISIILNDGMIIGTILHSGEMALTNVNKAVFAIGSYLLYIPLTFLIPSTSGLATASMPIIAPLADFAGVGREVVVMAFQSGAETMNFISPTQCVLVGALAITGVPYSRWLKAIRPFLLGIIVIVFIVLTLATYL
- a CDS encoding NAD/NADP octopine/nopaline dehydrogenase family protein, with protein sequence MKKVTVIGAGNGGMTAAYHFAKKGYEVCLYDFKKFDTQIKAIEANGGIEALEEAHGCKMILPGFEKNIHATTDEKTAAEFANMMVMVCPSFAQEILFSGLLEYIKDGQEIVIMPGNYGGLVLSKLVNEKRPELDLTFIDAISIPWATRIEKPGVLTIMGIKEFIPMSIFPKSKANQSLVNRLNDVMPIPVEILANPLIAGLENINFGGHPLITTVNIGLLENFDGNFNYYHDCCSHATANACKILDKERLAVGESFGYKLRTELEAMNALYASNYETVYDFNRASVTHGKVNKGPNSSKARYITEDIPYLFVPCYEFAKLAGIKTPIIESIINLANAYNETNYYESGRTLEKMGLNGLTIDEIKKRLS
- a CDS encoding UPF0236 family transposase-like protein, whose translation is MWIIIYVAAGLESSYRKAGEKASYDDKISKQAVMDKVHSVDVIQPEIKKTEKRNIRILYVEADEDHVHLQNKNNNNAKKNMRNIAMPKLVYVHEGVDQDKSR
- a CDS encoding DMT family transporter, whose protein sequence is MKNNKNLGYLSVILSNIIIGLSFLFTKQAVSITNPYDTLAMRFSISFLIIFIAFIFKIIKINFKGKDIKKLIIISIFFPSGFFLLQSIGLQWINSSEAGIISALTPVLILILSIIFLKENVNIKQVLSVIISIFGVIFIFYMKGNVLSFNNIKGIAFIFLSCVCLSIASILSRKYSKEFTPIEICFFMQLFGFLAFFTVEIYKGFGISNIFSLFSNASFAIAIVYLAVPCTLNGKSTGLGLAITKELVEKKISSY
- a CDS encoding DUF4352 domain-containing protein yields the protein MKHKIITIILALIVLGGLASSLNTTEPTKVGETSSKNSSSNKSTTSKTKTFKVGDVVQLKDFKITVNKVYTVSGNEFAKPKDGNEFIAVDCTVENISKEEQAVSSLIMFKVVDKDGRACEYSMTGQTAANAGQMDGKVGVGRKMTGVYVVEVPKGTTGLELEFDSSLLSNGQVVVTLN
- a CDS encoding PhnE/PtxC family ABC transporter permease, producing MCCYNIKHSLFNHIIWSNNFNFLSIFCMGVIEALKASGANWGHIMFQAILPSTVIYLIAWTFMRFEINFINAVAMGAATGEGGIGYEFFMAGAFYYNMQEVGIISYLILAFAMTMEFSSIRLKSRI
- a CDS encoding prolyl-tRNA synthetase associated domain-containing protein produces the protein MTEGEQRLYDIFNMLKIEYVRYEHKPVCTIEEANQLDIYIEGKQCKNLFLRDRKGSIFYLVIVDEKKQVDLKRLAEKMGCKSLSFASEEKLYNYLALKPGAVSPFGLINDINKAVQVIIDKDLVGSSSINFHPNVNTATINISYKNFEKFLEWCGNKCTVI
- a CDS encoding ferritin-like domain-containing protein; its protein translation is MPRSENYMMYNPQLQEALEWVKEAVQGEREDELFYDYLISVAPTREEKEIIASIRDDERRHNRLFRKIYKDFTGMEVPSSGEETFEMPRSYIDGIKKALFGELKAVEKYRAIRRALPMGPYRDVLFDIITDEIKHSSKYNYLFTLNSSMNFPDMNRSAMQQDTANFTPDDWVRYITPLVTRALAEAKEGINPEHLYQEFILSGVLVGLGKTPQEAIEQVEQWERDGTSQLLAKSKMARGYNF